A region of the Marmota flaviventris isolate mMarFla1 chromosome 3, mMarFla1.hap1, whole genome shotgun sequence genome:
gtgacttttaaaaatataagaagctCCAGGAAAAGACTATAGAGAGAAGAAGTGAAAAGCAAGGAAGCCACTTACCAAAAGGATGCGACGAAGCTGTCTGGATAGCCGAACTGAATTTTCATGCAGCCCTTCCCAGGCCTTGAAAGTTCTTTCACGATTTTCTACAAAAGTATTCCAGCagtaaaaataatcttaaaaaaaaaaaaaaaaaagaatggtgggACAGGGGGAAAAGATAGTTCAGGTCTTCAACTAGAAGTAAAGAAAATCCTGGTCCCATTTCCTCATTTACCCAGGACCTTGTCTCCAAGCCATTCACTGCTTTCCTGGAATTCTAATCAATAATTTTGACTCCCATCGTGAACCAGGAACCTTAGGCAATTCTTGCCCCTGAGTTTTCCCCACTGACTCTTCTCATTCTGAATTGCAATTTAAAATTATGTCTGCTGCACAGAGCCTGCGCAAAAGATTCCGCTTCGCACCTTTGAAGGTCATGATGCCGATTTGGACCCCAGCGCGGTGCAGCCTCCGCAGCCCCTCTGGCTCTGCCTTGTAGTCCTCGCAGAAGTAGAGGCGCGCGGTGAAGATTCTCAGACTGAGGTTGGGGTTCCCTCTCAGAAAGTCTGCCACGTGCCGGGCACAGTCGTAACAGGGGCTCCAGGAGGTGAACCAAGTGACTCGGTAGCACCGGCCAGGGTCCAAGTCCCAGTCCGAGATGTAGCGGAGGAAGAGCAATTCCACGTGGCAACCTGACTGGGGAGAGAGCAGAGAACTCAGTTCACTGACCTTTGTTGTGGTTGTGGTAACTTCACAGATATTCTCTCCCACCATGAGCTTTTAGAATGCTGACAGTTACTGTCTTTTGTGTTACACAGAGGTCAAGCAAGAGCTCATTAGTAAGAGGTGAACCAAAACCTTTGTGTGTATGTAACACTGGTCTTACCCAGTGAAGGAAggctaaggatttttttttcttttttggggggtgtgcgGGGAGAAGGATGAAATGAGTTAAGTAGAGAATGGTAGAAATAGTATCATACTACCAGTACAGAGATTGAATTTGTGCTTTGAAGTTATTTTTGcacattttaagaaggaaaaatgtcTTGGAAGTTTCTGTTGATGAAACACTGTGGAACTACACGTG
Encoded here:
- the Aicda gene encoding single-stranded DNA cytosine deaminase, whose amino-acid sequence is MDSLLMNRKKFLYHFKNVRWAKGRHETYLCYVVKRRDSATSFSLDFGHLRNKSGCHVELLFLRYISDWDLDPGRCYRVTWFTSWSPCYDCARHVADFLRGNPNLSLRIFTARLYFCEDYKAEPEGLRRLHRAGVQIGIMTFKDYFYCWNTFVENRERTFKAWEGLHENSVRLSRQLRRILLPLYEVDDLRDAFRTLGL